In Odontesthes bonariensis isolate fOdoBon6 chromosome 20, fOdoBon6.hap1, whole genome shotgun sequence, a genomic segment contains:
- the crhb gene encoding corticotropin releasing hormone b — MKLNLFGTTVILLVAFLPRYECRAIESPGGTLRVPAPQTQNSQQQQLSGPILERLGEEYFIRLGNGDSNSFPSTSMYPGGSSAIYNRALQLQLTRRLLQGKVGNIRALISGFGDRGDDSMERGRRSEDPPISLDLTFHLLREMMEMSKAEQMAQQAQNNRRMMELFGK, encoded by the coding sequence ATGAAGCTCAATTTATTTGGTACCACCGTGATTCTGCTTGTTGCCTTCTTACCGCGATACGAATGTCGGGCTATTGAGAGCCCTGGCGGTACCCTGCGCGTCCCAGCTCCCCAAACCCAAAACTcccaacagcagcagctgtcTGGTCCCATTCTGGAGCGCCTTGGAGAGGAGTATTTCATCCGACTGGGAAACGGGGACTCTAACTCTTTCCCATCAACGTCCATGTATCCCGGCGGATCATCTGCCATCTACAACAGAGCGCTACAACTCCAGCTGACGCGGCGTCTTTTACAAGGGAAAGTTGGAAACATCAGGGCGCTCATCAGCGGCTTCGGTGATCGCGGGGACGACTCGATGGAGAGGGGAAGAAGGTCCGAGGACCCGCCGATATCCCTAGATCTGACCTTCCATCTGCTCcgggagatgatggagatgtcCAAAGCGGAACAGATGGCCCAGCAAGCGCAAAATAACAGAAGAATGATGGAGCTCTTTGGAAAATGA
- the LOC142370025 gene encoding tripartite motif-containing protein 55-like has product MDNLEKQLICPICLEMFSKPVVILPCQHNLCRKCANDVFTASNPYLPTRSGSLSSGGRFRCPSCRHEVVLDRHGVYGLQRNLLVENIIDMFKQESSSSKPTPEKKEEMPMCDVHEGEKINIYCVSHGVPTCSMCKVFGVHKDCEVAPISSIYQTKKTELSDGIAMMVGSNDRMQGFISQLEEACRAIEENGRRQKTLVCEKFDKLYSILEEKKREMSQKVTAEQEEKVNYIRSLTKKYGDHLEESCKIVELGIQTMEEPEMALFLQNTKPLLKKIENASSTAHLDKVERGYENMDHYKVEFKKEGEALRSINFAQDDEDEDEEDEEAGAGAGEGDGAQTVSAGGAVSATPVQPPAPQQISSTPSTTKSTAST; this is encoded by the exons ATGGACAACTTAGAGAAGCAGCTAATTTGTCCCATATGCCTGGAAATGTTTTCAAAGCCTGTTGTCATCTTACCCTGCCAGCACAACCTCTGCAGAAAATGTGCCAATGATGTTTTCACG GCTTCAAACCCATATCTTCCAACGAGGAGTGGCTCATTGTCGTCCGGCGGCCGTTTCAGATGCCCGTCCTGCAGACACGAGGTGGTTCTGGACAGGCATGGCGTTTATGGCCTGCAGAGGAACCTGCTGGTTGAGAATATCATTGATATGTTCAAACAGGAGTCCAGTAG CAGCAAGCCAACCccagagaaaaaggaggaaatgccCATGTGCGATGTTCACGAGGGGGAAAAGATCAACATTTATTGTGTGAGTCACGGGGTGCCAACGTGCTCCATGTGTAAGGTTTTTGGAGTCCACAAAGACTGTGAGGTGGCGCCCATCAGCAGCATTTACCAGACAAAGAAG ACCGAGCTGAGTGACGGGATTGCCATGATGGTTGGTAGCAACGACAGGATGCAAGGCTTCATTAGTCAGTTAGAGGAAGCCTGTCGAGCCATAGAG GAGAATGGTCGGCGACAAAAGACTCTGGTGTGTGAGAAGTTTGACAAGTTGTACTCTATCCTGGAGGAGAAGAAAAGGGAGATGAGTCAGAAGGTGACTGCAGAGCAGGAAGAAAAGGTGAACTATATCCGGAGTCTGACAAAGAAATATGGAGACCATCTGGAGGAGAGCTGCAAGATTGTGGAGCTGGGGATTCAGACTATGGAGGAGCCAGAAATGGCTTTATTCCTTCAG AACACAAAGCCTCTCCTTAAAAA GATTGAAAATGCATCTAGTACAGCACACTTGGATAAAGTTGAGCGTGGCTATGAAAATATGGATCATTACAAAGTCGAGTTCAAGAAAGAGGGGGAGGCCCTGCGCAGCATCAATTTCGCCCAAG ATGAcgaagatgaagatgaagaggatGAGGAGGCAGGGGCAGGTGCTGGGGAGGGAGACGGGGCACAGACTGTGTCTGCAGGGGGTGCAGTTTCAGCCACCCCAGTTCAGCCACCTGCCCCCCAGCAGATAAGCTCCACCCCCAGTACAACTAAAAGCACCGCCTCCACCTAG